A window from Scleropages formosus chromosome 17, fSclFor1.1, whole genome shotgun sequence encodes these proteins:
- the anapc5 gene encoding anaphase-promoting complex subunit 5: MASVHESLYFNPMMTNGVVHANVFGIKDWVTPYKISVLVLLDEMTISKRMTLLERRRLNKLILPLQQGPDLTLRHFLKTVEECSAETAFAVKLRLHMMVVGELKDMESFFDTLPNPFSDAESEASKTSVVGLFMRHMLLAYNKLSFSQVYKLYTALQRYYDDCLGSQPGPPTAPPVDADMELSEMELTSTEDGAEGKMDKEEPDAGPMQYSELLDEAPRRCPLSQKQAEYFLARQAYLLKNDENKALKPAALQEELNNMLKFNPDFAEAHYLSYLNSMRVQDVFISTHSLLHYFDRLILTGGDGKSNGDEGYGRSLRYAALNLAALHCRFGHYQQAELALQEAIRIAQESNDHVCLQHCLSWLYTLEQMKGSDSSVLTEDSVKMAAHFGLPYLASLGIQSLVQQGATGGKAANMLMDALKDTDILHWKHSLSELIDISLAQTTSIWRMYGKSTMALQCAQVLLNMNSLEQVDFGVQQNNTEAFAVVLCHLAELHAEQGLFGASSEILKHLKERFPPHTQHAKLWMLCDLKIQFERAMNDGKYHLAEPHVAAIAALDQMEGLYRKGLVMKAQNQTTDAYRVLQRLQLLCEKTKCTEMIIRVMLTTAELHWESSGFSTALPLLLQALVLARQHHLQALASETILHLAFSQLMLGVPEQALNILHEAMEPILAHGALLDKGRALLLVAKCQMAVSGGREDRRTGLEQAVQTLDEAAAYFSRMGCKDRLRDTHYLQARLHHALGHTAQRNECALLFRMVDQELPPARANLANRL; this comes from the exons ATGGCGAGCGTGCACGAGAGCCTGTATTTCAACCCGATGATGACGAACGGCGTGGTGCACGCGAACGTGTTCGGCATCAAGGACTGGGTGACCCCCTACAAGATCAGCGTGCTCGTGCTGCTGGACGAGATGACGATCTCGAAGCGCATGAcgctgctggagaggaggcgTCTCAACAAGCTCATCCTGCCGCTGCAGCAG GGCCCGGACCTGACGCTCCGGCACTTTCTGAAGACCGTGGAGGAGTGTTCGGCCGAGACCGCGTTTGCCGTCAAGCTCAG GTTGCACATGATGGTGGTCGGCGAACTGAAGGACATGGAGTCGTTTTTCGACACGCTTCCGAACCCGTTCAGCGACGCAGAGTCGGAGGCCAGCAAGACCAGTGTCGTCG GACTCTTCATGAGACACATGCTTCTTGCCTACAACAAGCTGTCCTTCAGCCAGGTGTACAAGCTGTACACGGCTCTCCAGCGTTACTATGACGACTGTCTGGGTAGCCAGCCGGGCCCGCCGACTGCACCCCCGGTAGACGCTGATATGGAACTGTCTGAGATGGAGCTGACGAGCACCGAAGATGGTGCGGAGGGGAAGATGGACAAGGAGGAGCCGGACGCGGGACCGATGCAGTACTCCGAGCTGCT CGACGAAGCCCCGCGGAGGTGCCCCCTCTCCCAGAAGCAAGCGGAGTATTTCCTCGCCAGACAG GCATACCTCCTGAAGAATGACGAGAACAAGGCCCTGAAACCCGCCGCCCtccaggaggagctcaacaACATGCTGAAGTTCAACCCCGACTTCGCCGAAGCG CACTACCTGAgttacctgaacagcatgcggGTGCAGGACGTCTTCATCTCCACCCACAGCCTGCTGCACTACTTCGACCGGCTCATCCTGACCGGCGGTGACGGCAAGAGCAACGGGGACGAGGGCTACGGACGCAGCCTGCGCTACGCCGCCCTCAACCTGGCCGCTCTGCACTGCCGCTTCGGCCACTA CCAGCAGGCGGAGCTCGCCCTGCAGGAGGCCATCCGCATCGCCCAGGAGTCCAACGATCACGTGTGTCTGCAGCACTGCCTG AGCTGGCTCTACACGCTCGAGCAGATGAAAGGGTCGGACAGCTCGGTGCTCACAGAGGACTCTGTGAAGATGGCTGCCCACTTTGGCCTTCCG TACCTGGCCTCCCTGGGTATCCAGTCGCTCGTCCAGCAGGGCGCGACCGGGGGCAAAGCGGCCAACATGCTGATGGATGCGCTGAAGGACACGGACATCCTGCACTGGAAGCACAGCCTGTCTGAGCTGATTGACATCAGCCTGGCCCAAACCACCTCCATCTGGAGGATGTATGGCAAGAG CACCATGGCGCTGCAGTGTGCCCAGGTGCTGCTCAACATGAACAGTCTGGAGCAGGTTGACTTTGGGGTGCAGCAGAACAACACGGAGGCCTTTGCAGTGGTCCTGTGCCACCTGGCGGAGCTGCACGCCGAGCAG GGTCTGTTTGGCGCCTCCTCTGAGATCCTGAAGCACTTGAAGGAGCGGTTCCCCCCTCACACTCAGCATGCAAAA CTCTGGATGTTGTGTGACCTGAAGATCCAGTTTGAGAGAGCCATGAATGACGGCAAGTACCACCTAGCGGAGCCTCATGTCGCCGCCATCGCTGCCCTCGACCAAATGGAGGGCCTCTATAG GAAAGGCCTGGTGATGAAGGCCCAGAACCAGACCACAGATGCCTACAGGGTGCTGCAGAGACTGCAGCTGCTTTGCGAGAAGACGAAATGCACGGAGATGATCATCCG ggtgatgctgaccACGGCCGAGCTCCACTGGGAGTCGTCCGGTTTCTCCACGGCGCTGCCGCTACTGCTGCAGGCTCTGGTCCTGGCGCGACAGCACCACCTGCAGGCGCTCGCCTCCGAGACCATCCTGCACCTGGCCTTCTCTCAG CTGATGCTGGGTGTGCCGGAGCAGGCGCTCAACATCCTGCACGAGGCGATGGAGCCCATCCTGGCCCACGGCGCCCTGCTGGACAAGGGCCGCGCCCTGCTGCTGGTGGCCAAGTGCCAGATGGCCGTTTCCGGGGGAAGGGAGGACCGCCGCACAG GCCTGGAGCAGGCTGTGCAGACGCTGGATGAAGCTGCCGCCTACTTCTCGCGCATGGGCTGCAAGGACCGCCTGCGGGACACGCACTACCTGCAGGCACGGCTACACCACGCCCTCGGCCACACGGCGCAGCGTAACGAGTGCGCGCTGCTCTTCCGCATGGTGGACCAGGAACTGCCGCCGGCCCGCGCCAACCTCGCCAACCGCCTGTGA
- the rnf34a gene encoding E3 ubiquitin-protein ligase RNF34a isoform X1 encodes MKAGASSMWASCCGLLNEVMGTGAVRGQQSGFGTGAGPFRFAPSAGYSTYPPTSTGSPSLVCKACGQAFSVFRRKHICCDCKKNFCSLCSVLQENLRWCSTCHLLRGTAFQRPQLMRLRVKDLRQYLLLRNIPTDTCREKEDLVDLVLCHQGVAYGEDEEEEEDGEGEEDPDSGGSHSLYTPPLTTMRSASQGELLGRSESSGTNHQQQDLGEATSISLLNLETSGNTQQASPMARKRARASLSDLSSLEDVEGLSVRQLKEILARNFVSYSGCCEKWELVERVSRLYRENEQNRKSMENVNNSITAVVAYPPPICNGGIVGGERLQLASQDDNLCRICMDAVIDCVLLECGHMVTCTKCGKRMSECPICRQYVVRAVHVFKS; translated from the exons ATGAAG GCGGGGGCCTCCTCTATGTGGGCTTCGTGCTGCGGTCTGCTGAACGAAGTTATGGGCACCGGGGCGGTGAGGGGTCAGCAGTCGGGCTTCGGAACGGGTGCCGGGCCCTTCCGCTTCGCCCCCAGTGCTGGGTACTCGACCTACCCCCCCACGAGCACAGGCAGCCCCAGCCTTGTGTGCAAGGCCTGCGGCCAGGCGTTCTCCGTTTTCAGGAGAAAG cacatctgttgcGACTGCAAGAAGAACTTCTGCTCCCTGTGCTCCGTGCTCCAGGAGAACCTCCGCTGGTGCTCCACCTGCCACCTGCTGCGAGGCACGGCCTTCCAACGGCCGCAGCTTATGCGCCTGCGTGTTAAAGACCTGCGGCAGTACCTGCTGCTGCGCAACATTCCCACCGACACTTGCCGTGAGAAGGAGGACCTTGTTGACCTGGTGCTGTGCCACCAGGGGGTGGCATATGGcgaggatgaagaggaggaggaagatggggAGGGGGAAGAAGACCCTGACTCAGGAGGGTCCCACTCCCTCTATACCCCACCCCTCACAACTATGCGCTCTGCCTCTCAGGGAGAACTGCTCGGCAGAAGCGAAAGCTCAGGGACCAACCACCAG CAGCAAGACCTTGGAGAAGCCACATCCATCTCGCTCTTGAACCTGGAGACCAGTGGGAACACACAGCAG gcTAGCCCAATGGCACGGAAGCGGGCGCGTGCCTCCCTTTCGGACCTCTCCAGCCTAGAGGACGTGGAAGGGCTGTCCGTGCGGCAGCTCAAGGAGATCCTGGCGCGCAATTTTGTCAGCTATTCAGGATGCTGCGAGAAGTGGGAACTGGTGGAGCGCGTGAGCCGCCTCTACCGTGAGAACGAGCAGAACAGGAAGTCCA TGGAAAATGTGAACAACAGCATAACTGCAG TGGTTGCATACCCCCCGCCCATCTGCAATGGTGGAATTGTAG GCGGGGAGCGACTACAGCTGGCCAGCCAGGACGACAACCTGTGCCGCATCTGCATGGACGCCGTGATCGACTGCGTGCTGCTCGAGTGCGGACACATGGTGACGTGCACCAAGTGCGGCAAGCGCATGAGCGAGTGCCCCATCTGCAGGCAGTACGTGGTGCGCGCCGTGCACGTCTTCAAGTCCTAG
- the rnf34a gene encoding E3 ubiquitin-protein ligase RNF34a isoform X4 gives MKAGASSMWASCCGLLNEVMGTGAVRGQQSGFGTGAGPFRFAPSAGYSTYPPTSTGSPSLVCKACGQAFSVFRRKHICCDCKKNFCSLCSVLQENLRWCSTCHLLRGTAFQRPQLMRLRVKDLRQYLLLRNIPTDTCREKEDLVDLVLCHQGVAYGEDEEEEEDGEGEEDPDSGGSHSLYTPPLTTMRSASQGELLGRSESSGTNHQQDLGEATSISLLNLETSGNTQQASPMARKRARASLSDLSSLEDVEGLSVRQLKEILARNFVSYSGCCEKWELVERVSRLYRENEQNRKSMENVNNSITAGGERLQLASQDDNLCRICMDAVIDCVLLECGHMVTCTKCGKRMSECPICRQYVVRAVHVFKS, from the exons ATGAAG GCGGGGGCCTCCTCTATGTGGGCTTCGTGCTGCGGTCTGCTGAACGAAGTTATGGGCACCGGGGCGGTGAGGGGTCAGCAGTCGGGCTTCGGAACGGGTGCCGGGCCCTTCCGCTTCGCCCCCAGTGCTGGGTACTCGACCTACCCCCCCACGAGCACAGGCAGCCCCAGCCTTGTGTGCAAGGCCTGCGGCCAGGCGTTCTCCGTTTTCAGGAGAAAG cacatctgttgcGACTGCAAGAAGAACTTCTGCTCCCTGTGCTCCGTGCTCCAGGAGAACCTCCGCTGGTGCTCCACCTGCCACCTGCTGCGAGGCACGGCCTTCCAACGGCCGCAGCTTATGCGCCTGCGTGTTAAAGACCTGCGGCAGTACCTGCTGCTGCGCAACATTCCCACCGACACTTGCCGTGAGAAGGAGGACCTTGTTGACCTGGTGCTGTGCCACCAGGGGGTGGCATATGGcgaggatgaagaggaggaggaagatggggAGGGGGAAGAAGACCCTGACTCAGGAGGGTCCCACTCCCTCTATACCCCACCCCTCACAACTATGCGCTCTGCCTCTCAGGGAGAACTGCTCGGCAGAAGCGAAAGCTCAGGGACCAACCACCAG CAAGACCTTGGAGAAGCCACATCCATCTCGCTCTTGAACCTGGAGACCAGTGGGAACACACAGCAG gcTAGCCCAATGGCACGGAAGCGGGCGCGTGCCTCCCTTTCGGACCTCTCCAGCCTAGAGGACGTGGAAGGGCTGTCCGTGCGGCAGCTCAAGGAGATCCTGGCGCGCAATTTTGTCAGCTATTCAGGATGCTGCGAGAAGTGGGAACTGGTGGAGCGCGTGAGCCGCCTCTACCGTGAGAACGAGCAGAACAGGAAGTCCA TGGAAAATGTGAACAACAGCATAACTGCAG GCGGGGAGCGACTACAGCTGGCCAGCCAGGACGACAACCTGTGCCGCATCTGCATGGACGCCGTGATCGACTGCGTGCTGCTCGAGTGCGGACACATGGTGACGTGCACCAAGTGCGGCAAGCGCATGAGCGAGTGCCCCATCTGCAGGCAGTACGTGGTGCGCGCCGTGCACGTCTTCAAGTCCTAG
- the rnf34a gene encoding E3 ubiquitin-protein ligase RNF34a isoform X2: MKAGASSMWASCCGLLNEVMGTGAVRGQQSGFGTGAGPFRFAPSAGYSTYPPTSTGSPSLVCKACGQAFSVFRRKHICCDCKKNFCSLCSVLQENLRWCSTCHLLRGTAFQRPQLMRLRVKDLRQYLLLRNIPTDTCREKEDLVDLVLCHQGVAYGEDEEEEEDGEGEEDPDSGGSHSLYTPPLTTMRSASQGELLGRSESSGTNHQQDLGEATSISLLNLETSGNTQQASPMARKRARASLSDLSSLEDVEGLSVRQLKEILARNFVSYSGCCEKWELVERVSRLYRENEQNRKSMENVNNSITAVVAYPPPICNGGIVGGERLQLASQDDNLCRICMDAVIDCVLLECGHMVTCTKCGKRMSECPICRQYVVRAVHVFKS, from the exons ATGAAG GCGGGGGCCTCCTCTATGTGGGCTTCGTGCTGCGGTCTGCTGAACGAAGTTATGGGCACCGGGGCGGTGAGGGGTCAGCAGTCGGGCTTCGGAACGGGTGCCGGGCCCTTCCGCTTCGCCCCCAGTGCTGGGTACTCGACCTACCCCCCCACGAGCACAGGCAGCCCCAGCCTTGTGTGCAAGGCCTGCGGCCAGGCGTTCTCCGTTTTCAGGAGAAAG cacatctgttgcGACTGCAAGAAGAACTTCTGCTCCCTGTGCTCCGTGCTCCAGGAGAACCTCCGCTGGTGCTCCACCTGCCACCTGCTGCGAGGCACGGCCTTCCAACGGCCGCAGCTTATGCGCCTGCGTGTTAAAGACCTGCGGCAGTACCTGCTGCTGCGCAACATTCCCACCGACACTTGCCGTGAGAAGGAGGACCTTGTTGACCTGGTGCTGTGCCACCAGGGGGTGGCATATGGcgaggatgaagaggaggaggaagatggggAGGGGGAAGAAGACCCTGACTCAGGAGGGTCCCACTCCCTCTATACCCCACCCCTCACAACTATGCGCTCTGCCTCTCAGGGAGAACTGCTCGGCAGAAGCGAAAGCTCAGGGACCAACCACCAG CAAGACCTTGGAGAAGCCACATCCATCTCGCTCTTGAACCTGGAGACCAGTGGGAACACACAGCAG gcTAGCCCAATGGCACGGAAGCGGGCGCGTGCCTCCCTTTCGGACCTCTCCAGCCTAGAGGACGTGGAAGGGCTGTCCGTGCGGCAGCTCAAGGAGATCCTGGCGCGCAATTTTGTCAGCTATTCAGGATGCTGCGAGAAGTGGGAACTGGTGGAGCGCGTGAGCCGCCTCTACCGTGAGAACGAGCAGAACAGGAAGTCCA TGGAAAATGTGAACAACAGCATAACTGCAG TGGTTGCATACCCCCCGCCCATCTGCAATGGTGGAATTGTAG GCGGGGAGCGACTACAGCTGGCCAGCCAGGACGACAACCTGTGCCGCATCTGCATGGACGCCGTGATCGACTGCGTGCTGCTCGAGTGCGGACACATGGTGACGTGCACCAAGTGCGGCAAGCGCATGAGCGAGTGCCCCATCTGCAGGCAGTACGTGGTGCGCGCCGTGCACGTCTTCAAGTCCTAG
- the rnf34a gene encoding E3 ubiquitin-protein ligase RNF34a isoform X3, whose protein sequence is MKAGASSMWASCCGLLNEVMGTGAVRGQQSGFGTGAGPFRFAPSAGYSTYPPTSTGSPSLVCKACGQAFSVFRRKHICCDCKKNFCSLCSVLQENLRWCSTCHLLRGTAFQRPQLMRLRVKDLRQYLLLRNIPTDTCREKEDLVDLVLCHQGVAYGEDEEEEEDGEGEEDPDSGGSHSLYTPPLTTMRSASQGELLGRSESSGTNHQQQDLGEATSISLLNLETSGNTQQASPMARKRARASLSDLSSLEDVEGLSVRQLKEILARNFVSYSGCCEKWELVERVSRLYRENEQNRKSMENVNNSITAGGERLQLASQDDNLCRICMDAVIDCVLLECGHMVTCTKCGKRMSECPICRQYVVRAVHVFKS, encoded by the exons ATGAAG GCGGGGGCCTCCTCTATGTGGGCTTCGTGCTGCGGTCTGCTGAACGAAGTTATGGGCACCGGGGCGGTGAGGGGTCAGCAGTCGGGCTTCGGAACGGGTGCCGGGCCCTTCCGCTTCGCCCCCAGTGCTGGGTACTCGACCTACCCCCCCACGAGCACAGGCAGCCCCAGCCTTGTGTGCAAGGCCTGCGGCCAGGCGTTCTCCGTTTTCAGGAGAAAG cacatctgttgcGACTGCAAGAAGAACTTCTGCTCCCTGTGCTCCGTGCTCCAGGAGAACCTCCGCTGGTGCTCCACCTGCCACCTGCTGCGAGGCACGGCCTTCCAACGGCCGCAGCTTATGCGCCTGCGTGTTAAAGACCTGCGGCAGTACCTGCTGCTGCGCAACATTCCCACCGACACTTGCCGTGAGAAGGAGGACCTTGTTGACCTGGTGCTGTGCCACCAGGGGGTGGCATATGGcgaggatgaagaggaggaggaagatggggAGGGGGAAGAAGACCCTGACTCAGGAGGGTCCCACTCCCTCTATACCCCACCCCTCACAACTATGCGCTCTGCCTCTCAGGGAGAACTGCTCGGCAGAAGCGAAAGCTCAGGGACCAACCACCAG CAGCAAGACCTTGGAGAAGCCACATCCATCTCGCTCTTGAACCTGGAGACCAGTGGGAACACACAGCAG gcTAGCCCAATGGCACGGAAGCGGGCGCGTGCCTCCCTTTCGGACCTCTCCAGCCTAGAGGACGTGGAAGGGCTGTCCGTGCGGCAGCTCAAGGAGATCCTGGCGCGCAATTTTGTCAGCTATTCAGGATGCTGCGAGAAGTGGGAACTGGTGGAGCGCGTGAGCCGCCTCTACCGTGAGAACGAGCAGAACAGGAAGTCCA TGGAAAATGTGAACAACAGCATAACTGCAG GCGGGGAGCGACTACAGCTGGCCAGCCAGGACGACAACCTGTGCCGCATCTGCATGGACGCCGTGATCGACTGCGTGCTGCTCGAGTGCGGACACATGGTGACGTGCACCAAGTGCGGCAAGCGCATGAGCGAGTGCCCCATCTGCAGGCAGTACGTGGTGCGCGCCGTGCACGTCTTCAAGTCCTAG